The Acidimicrobiales bacterium region ACCTCATCGCCCTGCCCGACTTCGCCATGGGCGCCATGGAGAACCTCGGGGCCGTCACCTTCCGCGAGAGCGTGCTGCTCACCGACCGCGCCGCGGCGTCGCGGGTCGAACTCGAGCGGATCGCCGACGTCGTGGCCCACGAGATCGCCCACATGTGGTTCGGCGACCTGGTGACCATGAAGTGGTGGAACGGGATCTGGCTCAACGAGGCGTTCGCCACCTTCATGGAGATCATGGGTGTCGACCAGTTCCGTCCCGACTGGGAGCGGTGGTCCTCGTTCGGGCTCGACCGCGCGTCCGCCCTCCTCACCGACGGGTTGGCGACGACTCGCGCCATCGAGTTCCCGGTCGAGAAGCCGTCCGAGGCCGAGGGGATGTTCGACATCCTCACCTACGAAAAGGGCGGTGCCGTTCTCCGGATGCTCGAGCAGTACCTCGGTGAAGACCGCTTCCGCGACGGCATCCGCCACTACCTCCGCGCCCACGAGTACGGCAACGCGGAGACGACCGATCTCTGGGACGCGATCGAGGAAGCGTCTGGTGAGCCCGTCCGAGCGACGATGGACTCGTGGATCTTCCAAGGAGGCCACCCCGTTCTCCGAGTCGACTGCGGTGAGGACGGGTCGTCAGTCGTGCTCCGCCAGCGCCGGTTCCGCTACCGCGCCAGCGACGACGACGCCGACATCCGGTGGCAGATCCCGGTGCTGATCAGGGCCGGCGTCGACGGCGCCGAGCAGCGCCGCCGCCTGTTGCTCTCCGACGAGTCGGCCACGCTCGACTTCGGCGGCAAGGTCGCTTGGGTCATGGCCAACGACGGCGCGTCCGGGTTCTACCGCACGAGCTACGACAGCGAGCTGCTCGG contains the following coding sequences:
- a CDS encoding M1 family metallopeptidase, with protein sequence MEPTYRLPRDVEPHRYELTLTPDLERFTFAGEERVHVTVHEPVRQVVLNALDLEILEAELVADDGRRIPASVSYDLDEERAVLTLDEEVAPGEWWLHATFTGVIAESLRGWYRSTFTGDDGEVRTIATTQFEATDARRAFPCWDEPDRKAVFSVTLIVDHDLFAVSNGPIAEDEDLGNGKRQVRFADTMKMSTYLVALVVGPLVATEPLDVDGTPVRVVCVPGKDHLADFALEIAAHSLRYFTAYFGIPYPAEKLDLIALPDFAMGAMENLGAVTFRESVLLTDRAAASRVELERIADVVAHEIAHMWFGDLVTMKWWNGIWLNEAFATFMEIMGVDQFRPDWERWSSFGLDRASALLTDGLATTRAIEFPVEKPSEAEGMFDILTYEKGGAVLRMLEQYLGEDRFRDGIRHYLRAHEYGNAETTDLWDAIEEASGEPVRATMDSWIFQGGHPVLRVDCGEDGSSVVLRQRRFRYRASDDDADIRWQIPVLIRAGVDGAEQRRRLLLSDESATLDFGGKVAWVMANDGASGFYRTSYDSELLG